In Aspergillus fumigatus Af293 chromosome 6, whole genome shotgun sequence, the genomic window tgatgttgatgaggacCCATCGAAACCCCGTGCTCAAGCCTTGTCGGTCGCTGTCACGAACAAACAACTGCCCAAACAGCTCATCACAAACTCACGCCTTCAGACCACCTCCAGCACTATCAACTCTTCTAATTCCAGGGCCGCTGAGCAACAATGTGCTGCTCACAAGTTCCTGTGAATTCTTCTGCTCTTGTGAATATGAGCTCCAACACAGCGTGACTGTGGATCAATTAAAATGATGCAGCACAATAGTAGTAAGTGACCGCATTTTCGGACTTTTCTTGCTCAATCTCACCACATGAAACACTTTCCTCTTTGCTGGGTATTGCACGTCTGACAAACAAGTGGATGTGATTTATTGTCATATATCCTCCGACATGATATTATTAGAATGCGGACTGCGAGTTGCTGACGTCTGATCCCGTATGTAGCAGCATCGCATCCAACGAGTAAAGCTGGGCTCATCCAGCCAACGACAATGCCCCTCATCCCTGACGATTCAAGTCTCGCGTCGCACCATAATATTTCCTCCCCACCAGAACGCCTGGTTACAAGGAGTACTCCTGCGTCCGCCATTCATAGTCGAGAAGCCTCCGCTGTGAGGGGAAGAGCAGCCGATCCATCCGCTCTAGCCCCCTCGACGCTACAGCCTCAGAATAATCGTCGTGGCCAATCTCATTCGAAAAGTCCTGATCCGACTGCTGCACGCCCCGGTATAGGATACGATGTAAGCCTCGAAAGAAGGCCTTCGAACTCATACGGTCACCACCGACAGACTTCGATTGTCCATGGCGTCCAACATTCTCGAAATCCGAGTTTTGCTGCCTCCTCCAACTCTACGAGTCCTCTGAGTCCAGAGTTGATCGCGTCCCTCGGCCGCGGCGCTGGAAATGAACAGGAGATAAGTAGTGCAGGGCGGTTGGATCAGAACGAGATGCCAACGATTCATCATAGCCCTGGAGGCAATGGGACGAGCCATATCTTGCAAGGGACCTTGAGTACCATCGAGGATCAGGATACTGGCGAGGTCGGCAACGCAAACTCGGCGAGCTCGGTGCATAGAAGGATGAACTCGGCTGGAAAATCCTGGAAAGAGCGCTCTCATAGCCGCTCACACTCGAGACAACAACACTCGGAATCCAAGACTGTCGGCGAATATGCCTTGCACCATCTTTTTAATTCAGTAAGCACGACATTTTGTACACAACGCTAGAAATCCGTActgactgcttcttcagtTCGTCGGTCAGGCAGACAACAAGGTCAATCAAGCCATTATGAAGCTTGGACATTCGGATGCTCCGGTAGAAGAGGTTTGCGGTCCTGGCGTGGATCCGAACTTCGATCAATTGATCTCAGCTTTGGGCCACATCTCTCGACAGAAACCAAAGCCGTTGATCGACACCATAATGCTATGGCGAAAAGCCAAAGGAGACGCAGCCATAATGGCTAAGCAAGCTAGTCAAGTATGTCACGAGATCATGAAGCCGCTGGTCTATATAGCATTGAAAGGTTGAGCCAGAAGCTGACTCGTGCTTAAACAGAAGCCGTCTACCTCTGATAATGTGCCCATCGCGCGCCGTAATACAGAGCCGTCCCAGAACGTTGTTGATTCGGCAGCACCAACAGATTCTACGACGTCCAGCACCATCCTAAcacggcaagaagatgtcGTCTTAGCTGAGCGCCGTGCGACTGTGTCCGTGTATCTTGTTTGCAGAGTCTTGATTGAGATATTCAACCAGAGCAATATAGCATCCATAACGATTGACATGGCTGAGCGTTTGGAGGACATCGTCTTTGGTCAACTCAAGACGGTTGACCCGGATCAGATATCAGCGTCACCGCTTCGCATGGCTAATTGGCGGATCTATTCCCAGTTGCTTGGTATCATGAGCGAGACGAACTTCACGAGTGTCACTGGTCGCTTCTTAGCAGAACTCGAACGATATcagaaggaagaaatgcTCCGTGGGCCGTCAAGGGAGGGTGACTCTCGAGCAGAACTTCTGATCTTGGGAATGAGACACATTCGTATCAGGACCTATTCGGATAACTGGAGTAAATCATGCGACTTCATGCGATCATTGGCACGCTTGTTTGCCAATGCTCACGGGCAGCGCGTCAAACAGGCTTACTGTTACATTTTCGAGAAACTCCTCTTGCCAGTAGCAGCGAGTTCGAATTGCGATCTCAGCTTACCCAAGTGGAAAGAATTTCTGGATTTGGTTCAATCTCGCCTATCTCAAATGCTCACTAAGCCCCGTCACTGGGCCGCTGCCTTTCCACTTCACGTACTGCTATTGTGTGTGTCTTCAAAGGAGGTGTTCTTGTCTCAATGGCTCTCGGTTATTCAGAGTCTTCCTGCAAGGCTGAAAGACCGTCCAACAAGGGGCCCGGCCCTCCAAGCTATGTGCCGCCTGTTGTGGACATACTTCTTTCGCTACACAGACTCCCCAACCGTGACCCTCCGAAAAGTTGAGGAGGTTGCCAGGATAGCCTTGCCAGCTGGTAAAAGGTCGTACTTGAGTACAGATCCTGCAGTTGCCGAGCCCCTCATACAGCTGGTTCGCATGATCGGCTTCAAACACCCCGATGTCTGCTTCCGCAACATCATTTTTCCCTTGATAAACTCtgacctttttctttccggAAGAGAGCTCAAAATTGAACAGATGGAGCCCGAGAAAATGGTCATCGGTATCAGATCTTTTCTGGCGATAGTGACGGACCTTGAGAACTGTGATCAGCTCTGCCCTCCATTTCCTACTGGCTCAATCCCCAACCCATTCACTGATATCTCTGCTCCGACTCATTTACATCGACCCCAGCTTCTCACAGATCCGCGCCTGCCCGGTTCTATGGAGAGTAAAGATACAGCACTATCGTTACCTGTCAATACATCCAGACTAAGCGATAATGTCAAGGAATATTATACTCGTTTTTGTGATATCCTTGGCAAGATCACTCTGTTATGCGACAACACATTCGGTGGCCAAGCAACACTAGATGAGAAGTTCGGCGGGACAACTCCTAAGACACCAATCTCCGAGGCGTTTAGCTTCGGAAGGCGTGATGACCATCCAAGTATTGGGGATCAAAGGCAGGGTTTCTACGATTTATTTCATGTGGCGGTACAGGCGCTCCCCCGCTGCTTATCAGATCGCATCCCATTCAACTCGCTAATTAATTTACTTTGTACCGGGACTGCACACGTTCAGTCGAACatagcttcttcttccgccgAATCCTTGAAGGCAATCGCGCGACAGTCGCACGCTCAACAAGTCACTATTGGTTTCGCGAGATTTATTTTCAACTTTGACGCAAGATATTCCACCATGTCAGACGAAGGCATGCTCGGACCAGGCCACATCGAGTCCACGTTGAGGTTGTACGTGCAATTACTGCAGATCTGGATAGAAGAAATCAAACAAAAGACCAAAGGTGCAACTACAGATCCCGTGGACAAATCGGGCACTGGAAGTCGAGCTCTGCAGTTGGACCTCTCTACTGTCCTCGCACACGTTGAGGAGATCGAGTCTCAtggccttttctttctttgctcccaGTCGAGACGGGTCCGTGCATTTGCAATCACTGTGCTTCGGCTGATCACGGAGTTCGACCGCGCTCTTGGCAAAGAGAATACAAGAATTATAAGAGTCCTTGAAGCTGACGCGCATGAAATCCTGAACGTCAACGATGAACAGCTAAGTGTGGCGGAAAGAAGCCGAATtcagaaggggaagaggaagagcgctTCCCATAACACCTTGATTGAATTGTGCAGCAGCGAGGTGTCTTACGACTCGACTCTATGGTCAAAGGTATTCCCGAACATCATTAGGATCAGCTTCGAAACCTGCCCGTTTGCTGTGACTTTGGGACGAGAGATCGTCTGTGCGAGGCTCGTCCAGATGCATAAAACTATAACTGCTCTCGCTGATAGTCCGCATCCACCTCCATATGCGCCCATTGATCCTGCTCAAGCTCGCGCACTGGGCAGAAGCAACATGACTGCGGAAATCCTTATAGAGCAATGGAAGCTCTATCTAGTCATGGCTTGTACTACACTCAACAGCGTGGGTGCGCAGTCTCAAAGTCAGCTCGCAAATGCCCAACATGCGCGCAAATCCTCTAAGGGATCTCAGCAGTCGCAAGATAAGATCAGCTCCGCCAGAAGCCTCTTTGCTTTTGTGATACCGTTGTTGTCGGCTGAGCGATCCTCTATACGAAATGCAATTGTGATGGCACTTGGCTCTATCAATAAGAATCTTTATCGCACTTTTCTTGAGTCTCTTCAATACGCCGTAACGACATGCAATGAGGAAGCGAAAATTCGCATCGGTGCTCACCATCGATCCCCGAGCAGCCCCAGACGAAATCGGAAAACGGATCGCCTGAGGACAGAGGTCACGCACGTATACAAGTTGACTTCGCATTTCCTTCGAGAACCCGAGGTGTACAACGACGACTGGATCGTCAATAATCTCGTCACTTATACAAAGGATCTGCGCATCTTTCTAAGTGACGCTGAAGTGCAGAATGACTGGGAATTCCAACGCCTACGGTTCCATTACTGTGGCTTGATGGAAGAATTATTCGAGGGAATTAATCGGACCAAAGACCCGTCTCACTGGATCCCTTTCGAGTCACGAAAATCGGCTTTCTCGCTAATGGAAGACTGGTGCGGGTACTCGCCTAATCAAGCACAGATTGctcaaagagaagagaatatgCGAAAGTTCGCCATGGCCCATCAATCTGAATCTGGGGAGTTTCGGAACACAGCAGCTGCAatggagatcgagaagaagaatcttcgCGCAGCGGCTCTTAGTGCAATGGCCTCATTATGTGTGAGTAGTTGAAAAACAAGTGTGGTCCTTCATTCAGTGGCTGATCTCTAACAGGCTGGACCAATCAGTATCACTACGGAAAGTGGCTCAGTGCTTCAATTCGATGTGGGAAGAATGCTCTCTTGgattgatatcattttcAACACCCTCAGCGATAAGTGGCACGCGATCGGTAGACGAGCGCTCAAGAACCTGATAATCCACAACAAAGAGCATTCTTATCTACTGGAGAGAGCAATCGAGATGTGTCACGTCTCGGAAAGGCCGAAGGCGCTGGAAAGTTACTTTGAGGTGGTGACTCAAGTACTGATAGAACATACCGATTATCCACTTGGCTTCTGGAGAATCCTGGGCGCTGTACTCGTCACGCTGGGAAATCAGAAGCGCGAGATCCGAATGAAATCTGCCAAACTTCTTCGCATATTAGAAGAACGTCAGCAAAAGAGTTCAAGACTTCAGGACTTCGACATCAGCATCTCTGATAAGACCACAGCTGTATACAAGCTCGCTCAATTCGAAACATCCCGGCGGCTAGCGAAACAGCACTCTGATTTGGCCTTCACCTTGTTCTCAGAGTTCTCACTACATTTCCGGAATGTGGGCCCTGATAGCCAGCGAAATATGGTGGCCGCAATTTTACCTTGGGTTCAAACCATGGAGCTGCAAATTGATCCTAATGGTGGTCCAACAGCTAAGTCCTACATGCTTCTGGCCAATTTGTTCGAGATCACTATCCGATGTGGCAACATATTACCGAACGAGGTGCAAGCGCTCTGGCAGGCACTGGCAACAGGACCCCATGGTGGGAACGTACAGCTAGTTCTGGATTTCATCATCAGTCTCTGCTTAGAACGCAAAGAGCAGAATTTCGTCGAGTATGCCAAGCAAGTCGTGGTCTTCTTGTCAGGGACCCCTGCGGGCTCGAAAGTCATTGAATTCTTCTTGATGCAGGTCGTACCCAAGAACATGGTTCAAGAGAGGAAGGATATTACCCCAGCTCCACCGGATGTCAAAAGCTTACCCTATGTGGCGGACCTAGGCACCGTGCTTCCCGTCGGCAATAAACAAGCTGGCCTTTCGCTAGGTCAAGTGGCACTTATTTTCCTCGTAGATCTAATGGTTGCGCCAGTGACCCTTCCATTAGAAGCCGTTGTCAAACTGCTTCACGTCGTGCTCATTCTATGGGACCACTACATGCTCACTGTACAAGAGCAAGCTAGAGAGATGTTGGTCCATCTTATCCACGAGTTGATTGCTGCCAagatcgacgatgatgcTCCTGCCGCTACACGACAGGGCATCGAGGACTTCGTTGAATCTATACGGGAGAGTGACCCGAAGGTCGTTTGGGAGTACGAAGACAATAATGACAAAGAGGACGGCGACGATGGCAGCAGAGTACCTCTCTCGATGTCCACTGTTACTCGTCAGGTCGTCAATTTTTTCAGCTTCGCATACGAGGGTGTCAGTGATCTCTGGGCCAAGGAAGCACTCAACTGGGCTACTTCATGCCCTGTGCGACACCTGGCATGTCGGTCATTCCAAGTATTCCGCTGCATATCAACGTCCCTTAACCCGAGGATGCTTGCAGACATGTTGGCCCGGCTCTCAAATACCATCGCGGATGAAGAGGCAGATTACCAAACCTTTTCCATGGAAATTCTAACAACTCTGAAAATCATCATTAGCTCTCTTGCCCCCGCTGACCTGCTGCGTTATCCCCAGTTATTCTGGACTACTTGTGCTTGTCTCAATACTATTCACGAGACGGAATTCATTGAGAGTATTGGAATGCTGGAGAAGTTCCTGGACAGTGTCGATATGAGTGACCCCGCAGTAGTCACCGAGCTCATTCAAGGTCAGCCACCCAAGTGGGAAGGCGGCTTTGACGGGCTCCAAAACCTGGTCTACAAAGGATTGAAATCCTCAGAATCCCTCAATCGCACCCTGGATGTCCTGCATCGACTAAGTGGTCTTCCAAACAACGCGCTTATTGGGAATAGCGACAGACTGCTTTTTACAATCCTAGCAAATATGGCTCATTTTCTCCACCAATTCGACCCAGACGTTGATGATCCAAAGACTCTTGCGCGTGCTACGTTGTTGGCGCGCGTTGCTGAGGGAGAAGGATGCCCCCGTCTCGCAGCGTCTCTTCTCGGGCTCGCCAACGGACAATATAAGACTGAGAACGATTTTCTAAATCACATCATTGCAGAGATGCGGTCTTACTACTTCCCTCGTCAGGACGTTCAGAGCCTGATTTTTCTGATGGGCCTCCTGACAAATACCACGAAATGGTTTCGCGTTAAGATCATGAAGATTCTCTGCGTGTTGATACCTGAGATTGACATGCGGCGGCCCGAGGTGACCTCGCATGGACCTGACCTGATTTCTCCGCTCCTACGACTTCTACAGACCGAACTTTGCCCTCAAGCCTTGGAAGTCATGGATCACATCATGACTGTTTCCGGAAATCCTATGGAGCGCCATCACATTCGAATGAGTAtggcctcatcgtcgtcctcgcgGGCCATCCGCAAAGAATACGAGAAGATTCAGAGTCTTTATGGCATTCCCGAACCTACTGGGTGGTCCATACCCATGCCTGCCACCCAATCAAGTGTCACTCGGCATAATGTTCACGCTGTATTCTACACCTGTGCTGAGGTGGACCCTATGGAAGTGCAAGAGACTGTTACACCGGAAGTCGAATTCCACGCGGATGAATACAATGATTCATTCTTCCCTATGCGTGCCGATACCATGAAATCAATGGACACGCAGATGGACGGCAACATGGGAGACATTGTGCAAAAACTAGACAGTCTcgatgacttcttcgagGAAACAGAGCCTATTAACTCTGGACTTGATGTAATGCCAGACGCATCGTTGCGAGGCTTTACTGGTGCTTATGCGGACACGAGCGCGCATCTTTATGACCAACAGACCGCACCCATTTTGCGCAAATCACTTGCGCGAACTGCATCAACCTCGTCGTTCCACAATGGCCTCGCTGAATCCCGACCACCGAATCAGCGCTTTGATAGTGTGGGTGTCTATTCACCGAATACGCTGATGCCCCAGGTATCAGGTCACACGTTGCGGCCGACAACACACGCTCGCTCCGTCACCTCACCAGCTAACAACCTTTATCCGCCAAGCTCCTCCAATGTACAGTTTTCCACTCCACCGCTTGGGTTCAGCGAATCAGCATATTTGTCCGATGACGAGTTTGAAGACGGGCTCTATGAGTTTGATGAGCGACTGACTAACAACAAACCGCCGACCGTTTTCCATAATAGTCAGGGCCGAAGTGTAACGGATGGGTCTTCATCCCTTGAGTCGATGATTCGCAGCGGAATGAGAAGACTTACAGGCGGCGCGGCCGCGAACCGGGAGAAAGAGCGGCAGCGTGACTTGATCAGGGCCCAACATCGTGCAGCTGTGCAAACGGCGAACTCACCCCGGGTGCCGAAAGTGCCACCGGAATTCCTCACAGGGCCGACCAGCAATCCGACATCACCAGGACAGTGACTGTCGGTTGTCAAACTGTGTCTCAATCTCAGTCCATGCACTTTATCCTTGACTTTGCTCGGAAAGATATATCTGCAATTGTTAAGTGGTTTCTCATATTGAATTGATAAGGCGGGCGTTAACACCACATTGATAGTCACAATACCCATTCTGTCCGTTGACCTTATGTATACATTTCACAAACTCGTTCCATATTGTATCTAGACTAGTGTATGCTATTGCACTGAGTACTGGCTAGAGGTCCAGGTGCCTTTGACAAGGACATGATGTTTCTCTCGATACTATCATATTGTTCCATTGAATCATCACTCGTCTGTGTATATAAAGCTCTGCTGTCAAAGGGTACCTGGACTACCTAGTCTCCAAATAACACATTTCGGCTGCTGAGAGTTTCGGCTGCTGAGAGGAGACGCCCTCTGGCCATAATCCTAAGGTAGATATACACCAGTACAAGTGGCACGTGATGCTCGGTTCTCAGCGCTCTGCGGTGGGTTCCCCCGCACGGAACGTCAAGCGGATTAGTGGAGAAGCACAGTCCAAGGACATGGGCAAAGGTGCTCTTTTGGGTGCAGGGGCATTCTCTGGTCTTACAAACTAGTGATGACTCCACTCTTCTATCCCTCGCTACATGGCAAGCCGCGGAAAGCAGCGGAGAAGAATGCTCACCCGCTCTCTCTAATTGATCCTCGGGAATACTTCTCCAGGAAACTATCATAACACCGAACTCGATGTGTTACCTGTCTACCTGACCTGTAGATCCATCATTACCCGATCACAACTTATTCCTCCAGTCGTTCTCTTTGCTCGTCCTGATACAGCCAGGGAAGAGTTGGTAAATTTGGTCGATTAGTCTAATAAAGTTGAATTCTGAAAATGAGTCTCACACCCACTGTGTCCCTTCGAATCCGGGGATTTTCTGTCCCCAAATCGTTGctgtcttcattgtcatcggTGCCACAGCTCCAGCGGTCTCAGGCCAGGACGTTCTCTACCACGCTGCAACGTGATGCAACATGGGGATTCATTGGCTTAGGCCAAATGGGTATGTTGACCTAGTTTGTCTGTCTTATCAATTCGTGTTCTTAACTAGCCCTTCTCGAACGGATGCTGTGCGTTACATTTCCTAGAGCGATGCTGAATCACAGCGTTCAAGTTCTCTTCTGACCACTTATCTGAAGCGAAGGGGTTAAGGGTCTAattgctttctctccttATTTGTAGGCTATTTGATGGCGAAGAACCTACGTGCCAAAATTCCAGCTACTGACACGCTTCTTGTGCGTGACGTGAACGAGAATGCGACGACGAGGTTTGTTGAGGAGACAAAGGAGGCAGCGAAAAGCAGTGGTGCTGCAGATGGCACAATGAAGGTTGAGGTCGCCCAGAGTGCTCGAGAAGTTGCGGAGCAGTCGGTAAGCCAAACGTCCTATTCATTACTAGTCGCCTTTCCGCCCAAAGATTAGAACCTGCATGTTTTCTGATACGCCGAGGGTGCTGTACTGCATGTGCGAAGCTGGCCTAGTGGTTCTCGCTTTCTTTAGGGTGTTTTGGAACGCCGATATATGTATCTCACTTAGTTTTACTGGTACTAAGCTCCTTCTTTACAGACAGTCATGATAACCAGTCTACCGGAGCCAGAACACGTTAAGGATGTTTTCCATTCAATCTTGAAGCATGGCGACCTACCcgctctggaagaagagcgccTGTTCATTGATACATCAACCATTGATCCCGCCTCGTCCAAGGAGATTGCAAACGCAATCCACTCAACACGGACAGGGCACTTCGTCGACGCTCCAATGTCAGGAGGAGTAGTAGGTGCTCGTGCAGGTACATTGAGCTTTATGTTCGGAGCATCGTCTCAAAGCGGCCAGCTCATCGAACGAGTCAGAGCGGTTCTCATGCTTATGGGAAAGAAGGCCTGGCATCTGGGACCTCCCGGAGCAGGCGTATCGGGTAAGCTTGCCAACAACTACATTTTGGCTATAAACAACATCGCAACAGCTGAGGCCATGAATCTTGGAACTCGCTGGGGCCTGGATCCCAAATCTCTCGCAGACATGATCAATACCTCTACTGGCCGCTGTTGGCCAATGGAAGTCAACAATCCTGTTCCAGGCGTTGTGGAGACTGCTCCAGCATCGCGTGGATATGAGGGCGGCTTTGGAGTCGGTTTGATGAAAAAGGACCTCAGGTTAGCAATCACGGCTGCGAAGGAGTCTGGCACTCCCCTGGCCCTAGCTGAAACTGCTCGTGAGGTATACAATTCTGTCGAGCAGGAGTACCGAGGCAAGGACTTCTCTGTTG contains:
- a CDS encoding putative cell morphogenesis protein (PAG1), with the translated sequence MPLIPDDSSLASHHNISSPPERLVTRSTPASAIHSREASAVRGRAADPSALAPSTLQPQNNRRGQSHSKSPDPTAARPGIGYDVSLERRPSNSYGHHRQTSIVHGVQHSRNPSFAASSNSTSPLSPELIASLGRGAGNEQEISSAGRLDQNEMPTIHHSPGGNGTSHILQGTLSTIEDQDTGEVGNANSASSVHRRMNSAGKSWKERSHSRSHSRQQHSESKTVGEYALHHLFNSFVGQADNKVNQAIMKLGHSDAPVEEVCGPGVDPNFDQLISALGHISRQKPKPLIDTIMLWRKAKGDAAIMAKQASQKPSTSDNVPIARRNTEPSQNVVDSAAPTDSTTSSTILTRQEDVVLAERRATVSVYLVCRVLIEIFNQSNIASITIDMAERLEDIVFGQLKTVDPDQISASPLRMANWRIYSQLLGIMSETNFTSVTGRFLAELERYQKEEMLRGPSREGDSRAELLILGMRHIRIRTYSDNWSKSCDFMRSLARLFANAHGQRVKQAYCYIFEKLLLPVAASSNCDLSLPKWKEFLDLVQSRLSQMLTKPRHWAAAFPLHVLLLCVSSKEVFLSQWLSVIQSLPARLKDRPTRGPALQAMCRLLWTYFFRYTDSPTVTLRKVEEVARIALPAGKRSYLSTDPAVAEPLIQLVRMIGFKHPDVCFRNIIFPLINSDLFLSGRELKIEQMEPEKMVIGIRSFLAIVTDLENCDQLCPPFPTGSIPNPFTDISAPTHLHRPQLLTDPRLPGSMESKDTALSLPVNTSRLSDNVKEYYTRFCDILGKITLLCDNTFGGQATLDEKFGGTTPKTPISEAFSFGRRDDHPSIGDQRQGFYDLFHVAVQALPRCLSDRIPFNSLINLLCTGTAHVQSNIASSSAESLKAIARQSHAQQVTIGFARFIFNFDARYSTMSDEGMLGPGHIESTLRLYVQLLQIWIEEIKQKTKGATTDPVDKSGTGSRALQLDLSTVLAHVEEIESHGLFFLCSQSRRVRAFAITVLRLITEFDRALGKENTRIIRVLEADAHEILNVNDEQLSVAERSRIQKGKRKSASHNTLIELCSSEVSYDSTLWSKVFPNIIRISFETCPFAVTLGREIVCARLVQMHKTITALADSPHPPPYAPIDPAQARALGRSNMTAEILIEQWKLYLVMACTTLNSVGAQSQSQLANAQHARKSSKGSQQSQDKISSARSLFAFVIPLLSAERSSIRNAIVMALGSINKNLYRTFLESLQYAVTTCNEEAKIRIGAHHRSPSSPRRNRKTDRLRTEVTHVYKLTSHFLREPEVYNDDWIVNNLVTYTKDLRIFLSDAEVQNDWEFQRLRFHYCGLMEELFEGINRTKDPSHWIPFESRKSAFSLMEDWCGYSPNQAQIAQREENMRKFAMAHQSESGEFRNTAAAMEIEKKNLRAAALSAMASLCAGPISITTESGSVLQFDVGRMLSWIDIIFNTLSDKWHAIGRRALKNLIIHNKEHSYLLERAIEMCHVSERPKALESYFEVVTQVLIEHTDYPLGFWRILGAVLVTLGNQKREIRMKSAKLLRILEERQQKSSRLQDFDISISDKTTAVYKLAQFETSRRLAKQHSDLAFTLFSEFSLHFRNVGPDSQRNMVAAILPWVQTMELQIDPNGGPTAKSYMLLANLFEITIRCGNILPNEVQALWQALATGPHGGNVQLVLDFIISLCLERKEQNFVEYAKQVVVFLSGTPAGSKVIEFFLMQVVPKNMVQERKDITPAPPDVKSLPYVADLGTVLPVGNKQAGLSLGQVALIFLVDLMVAPVTLPLEAVVKLLHVVLILWDHYMLTVQEQAREMLVHLIHELIAAKIDDDAPAATRQGIEDFVESIRESDPKVVWEYEDNNDKEDGDDGSRVPLSMSTVTRQVVNFFSFAYEGVSDLWAKEALNWATSCPVRHLACRSFQVFRCISTSLNPRMLADMLARLSNTIADEEADYQTFSMEILTTLKIIISSLAPADLLRYPQLFWTTCACLNTIHETEFIESIGMLEKFLDSVDMSDPAVVTELIQGQPPKWEGGFDGLQNLVYKGLKSSESLNRTLDVLHRLSGLPNNALIGNSDRLLFTILANMAHFLHQFDPDVDDPKTLARATLLARVAEGEGCPRLAASLLGLANGQYKTENDFLNHIIAEMRSYYFPRQDVQSLIFLMGLLTNTTKWFRVKIMKILCVLIPEIDMRRPEVTSHGPDLISPLLRLLQTELCPQALEVMDHIMTVSGNPMERHHIRMSMASSSSSRAIRKEYEKIQSLYGIPEPTGWSIPMPATQSSVTRHNVHAVFYTCAEVDPMEVQETVTPEVEFHADEYNDSFFPMRADTMKSMDTQMDGNMGDIVQKLDSLDDFFEETEPINSGLDVMPDASLRGFTGAYADTSAHLYDQQTAPILRKSLARTASTSSFHNGLAESRPPNQRFDSVGVYSPNTLMPQVSGHTLRPTTHARSVTSPANNLYPPSSSNVQFSTPPLGFSESAYLSDDEFEDGLYEFDERLTNNKPPTVFHNSQGRSVTDGSSSLESMIRSGMRRLTGGAAANREKERQRDLIRAQHRAAVQTANSPRVPKVPPEFLTGPTSNPTSPGQ
- a CDS encoding NAD(P)-dependent oxidoreductase: MSLTPTVSLRIRGFSVPKSLLSSLSSVPQLQRSQARTFSTTLQRDATWGFIGLGQMGYLMAKNLRAKIPATDTLLVRDVNENATTRFVEETKEAAKSSGAADGTMKVEVAQSAREVAEQSTVMITSLPEPEHVKDVFHSILKHGDLPALEEERLFIDTSTIDPASSKEIANAIHSTRTGHFVDAPMSGGVVGARAGTLSFMFGASSQSGQLIERVRAVLMLMGKKAWHLGPPGAGVSGKLANNYILAINNIATAEAMNLGTRWGLDPKSLADMINTSTGRCWPMEVNNPVPGVVETAPASRGYEGGFGVGLMKKDLRLAITAAKESGTPLALAETAREVYNSVEQEYRGKDFSVVYKWLQDRSEQ